In the genome of Dermacentor silvarum isolate Dsil-2018 chromosome 1, BIME_Dsil_1.4, whole genome shotgun sequence, one region contains:
- the LOC125943885 gene encoding uncharacterized protein K02A2.6-like: MAFSGRRFVGELLSAAGDEALEVYNNFTFAEGELKDDYETLLRKFDAYCIEQGYEVYERHVFRMRLQDEGEHFERFARDLRTQAKLCNFGTLEESLIRDQIVFGTNNKTVREKMLRDKTLTLQIAENMCKAAEAAAQQNAAWATERMQVDCSRRYERGKEQKGRCKHCCRVHAPWQCPAYGKTCYACKKKNHFSSCCKNPQVHGIQEDHEDSSDVLDVSICGISTKPGKDWIVRGRVSGHEIELKVDTVSQANLIPLSIFQCISKVNALRQSAAVLTAYNGSEIKHLGVATKAVEMNGTTRDTAFFIVKKGCQAIIGLSTCIEFGIVPANIDSVKRSGEAGIETEFAHLFRGTGCVQRKYKMVLRPDAVPVAQPARKVPLALKQPLRDELARMEKASIIVKVEEPTEWIPLDEATSRVCTFATPFGRYRFLRLPFGISSASEVFQKTLTDIFESIPGVRVYVDDVLIWGTDKTQHDQALQSPAALRRMAALTASVLGWSVEVAVRNRSNLCLKSSQFLLTLPVNCSGQGSFKASIACILPRGCEHF; this comes from the exons ATGGCATTCAGCGGCCGTAGATTTGTCGGTGAGCTACTG AGCGCCGCGGGTGACGAAGCGCTTGAGGTCTATAACAACTTCACATTCGCCGAAGGTGAGCTCAAGGATGACTACGAGACACTATTGCGGAAGTTTGACGCATACTGCATTGAGCAAGGGTACGAGGTTTACGAACGTCATGTTTTCCGTATGCGACTTCAAGATGAGGGAGAGCACTTCGAGCGGTTTGCACGTGATCTGAGGACGCAAGCCAAACTTTGCAATTTCGGGACCCTTGAAGAGTCGCTCATTAGGGACCAGATTGTATTCGGGACTAATAACAAGACTGTCCGAGAGAAAATGTTGCGGGACAAAACCTTGACTCTACAAATAGCCGAAAACATGTGCAAAGCTGCTGAAGCGGCGGCACAACAAAATGCTGCATGGGCCACCGAGCGCATGCAAGTGGACTGCTCTCGCCGATATGAACGCGGCAAAGAACAGAAAGGCCGGTGCAAGCACTGTTGTCGGGTTCACGCTCCATGGCAATGCCCAGCCTACGGAAAAACCTGCTACGCATGTAAAAAGAAGAATCACTTTTCATCGTGCTGCAAGAACCCGCAAGTTCACGGCATTCAGGAAGATCATGAAGATAGCTCTGATGTTCTTGACGTCAGCATCTGTGGCATAAGCACAAAACCAGGAAAAGACTGGATAGTGCGTGGCAGGGTCTCTGGTCACGAGATAGAACTGAAAGTCGATACGGTTTCCCAGGCCAACTTAATTCCGCTTAGTATCTTTCAGTGCATCTCGAAAGTGAACGCGTTGCGCCAGAGCGCAGCAGTGCTGACTGCCTACAACGGTTCCGAGATCAAGCATCTCGGTGTTGCCACTAAAGCAGTAGAGATGAACGGTACAACGAGAGATACTGCCTTCTTTATCGTCAAGAAAGGATGCCAAGCAATCATTGGCCTGAGCACATGCATCGAGTTCGGCATTGTCCCAGCAAATATCGACTCAGTCAAGCGAAGTGGTGAAGCAGggatagaaacagaatttgcgcATCTGTTTCGCGGAACGGGCTGCGTGCAAAGAAAGTACAAGATGGTTCTGCGACCAGACGCGGTTCCAGTCGCACAACCTGCTCGGAAAGTACCTTTGGCACTGAAGCAACCATTGCGTGACGAGCTGGCACGCATGGAGAAAGCGTCCATCATCGTAAAAGTTGAAGAACCCACCGAATGG ATACCCCTTGATGAAGCTACATCGCGCGTCTGCACGTTCGCCACTCCCTTCGGGCGATATCGGTTCCTGAGGCTACCGTTCGGCATTTCGTCTGCCAGTGAGGTCTTTCAAAAGACGCTGACTGATATCTTCGAAAGTATCCCAGGAGTACGCGTTTACGTCGACGACGTCCTCATTTGGGGTACTGACAAAACCCAGCATGACCAAGCGCTTCAGTCACCCGCGGCGCTCAGGAGGATGGCCGCCTTGACCGCTTCTGTCTTGGGATGGTCTGTCGAGGTAGCTGTCAGGAATAGGTCCAATCTTTGCTTGAAGAGTTCCCAGTTCCTTCTGACGTTGCCGGTCAACTGTAGTGGGCAGGGTAGTTTTAAGGCGTCCATAGCTTGCATCCTGCCGCGCGGCTGCGagcacttctga